A section of the Engystomops pustulosus chromosome 3, aEngPut4.maternal, whole genome shotgun sequence genome encodes:
- the LOC140122856 gene encoding chitin synthase chs-2-like produces the protein MGTILVSCNWYEKFLPQKAAIIELKPDKDEKNILYMCGSIVKIVVTWLVIVPYICLQEEDVWPTINSATSNDIHLLFSLLGIQAVSTALCHWFGVVSCKMRNVKLGFYVPLTLSVLLVIIGNISIFSFKYRNVQTKTGIQPFNVSFFCQNTILIDNNTFMESLLLEVTNYTCRLIMDTDTSIYAIISGSLWYVGSICFNFPVWRLKVQRIERTTQLFVRRMYEATFIDQSMLLNIRTKLKQCDDDINRSKEKVMVYLCATMWHETSDEMLKILTSIFRLDKYESTVSDDSFRFEAHIYFDDAFVDNTESHGSRKKRTTNSYVECLVTVIEDVYRVFTRNKDQVFHHINTPGRKTQIIMPTPYGGRLCYTLPCGNMLYVHLKDKQRIRHKKRWSQIMYMYYLLGWKLNHKYAEEERKNPIERPKIEENLKKAKSNTYILALDGDTDFQPSSLMLLIDRLRMYPGVGAACGRIHPTGMGPMVWYQKFEYAVGHWLQKSSEHIFGCVLCSPGCFSLFRASALMDDNVLKTYSKRATSAMEYVQYDQGEDRWLCTLLLQQGWRVEYNAASDAYTNAPQVFDEFYNQRRRWSPSTMANTLDLLHSGRQTSKKNPSISYIYVLYQIFSMASSILSPATVCLMIAGSLSFLFQWDTNGSIVLAILPPALYTAVCYIAKPSTQIKIAVCLSICYAFLMLATILTIIGDIVKQGTLMTPTGLFLISMGAIYTLTALLHPKEFYLLIYGLLYTLCVPSGYLILTIYSLVNMHIVSWGTRETVAPKDKPKEKTKKLKYQKTCKCLFWNVEVQVHDEKCNIQDEKIDIIEDQSKTLDSIREQSNINEVNRITYEESWISELQRKSKYNKLKEENFDEEEIPFWEDVIRRYLEPINEDKHKQDMIQRELKSLRNKVTFIIFMINLLWIVATFFLQIIGKDVHLVLPKIYMNGTISETEHLRVDPIGFMFLLSFALLIILQFGALLYHRIFTFVHFIAYKNKKERKNKQDTTDEVIRGVTIQNTYAEE, from the exons ATGGGGACAATTTTAGTGTCATGCAATTGGTATGAAAAATTTCTACCACAAAAAGCTGCAATTATTGAATTAAAACCagataaagatgaaaaaaatatCCTGTACATGTGCGGCAGTATTGTCAAAATAGTTGTCACCTGGCTTGTTATTGTCCCTTATATTTGTCTACAAGAAGAAGATGTCTGGCCAACAATCAATTCTGCAACTTCCAACGACATTCATTTGCTCTTCAGCCTCTTAGGAATCCAAGCTGTTAGCACGGCCTTGTGTCATTGGTTTGGAGTTGTTTCATGCAAAATGAGGAATGTTAAATTGGGTTTCTATGTACCTTTAACCCTTTCTGTGTTATTGGTGATTATAggaaatatttccattttttcatttAAGTACAGGAATGTGCAAACAAAGACTGGCATTCAGCCTTTTAATGTCTCCTTTTTTTGTCAAAATACCATATTGATTGACAACAACACATTTATGGAAAGTCTTCTCTTAGAAGTAACCAACTATACATGCCGATTAATAATGGATACTGACACATCAATTTATGCCATAATATCTGGCAGTTTATGGTATGTGGGGTCTATCTGTTTTAATTTCCCAGTCTGGAGACTAAAGGTTCAAAGGATTGAAAGAACAACCCAACTATTTGTAAGACGCATGTATGAAGCTACTTTTATTGACCAGTCGATGCTtctcaacataagaacaaaactGAAACAATGTGATGATGATATCAACAG aTCAAAAGAGAAAGTAATGGTTTACTTGTGTGCTACAATGTGGCATGAGACATCTGATGAAAtgctgaaaatcctcacctcAATATTCAG gctTGACAAATATGAATCTACAGTGAGTGACGATAGCTTCAGATTTGAGGCACACATATACTTTGATGATGCTTTTGTTGATAATACTGAGTCCCATGGCAGCAGAAAAAAAAGAACTACCAACAGCTATGTGGAATGTCTGGTCACTGTAATTGAAGATGTCTACAG AGTTTTCACACGTAACAAGGATCAAGTCTTTCATCACATcaatacaccaggaagaaaaacACAAATAATTATGCCTACACCGTATGGTGGAAGATTGTGCTATACACTACCTTGTGGAAATATGCTATATGTTCACCTCAAAGACAAGCAGAGAATACGTCATAAAAAAAGATGGTCAcag ATAATGTACATGTACTACTTGCTAGGATGGAAGCTGAACCATAAATATGCAGAAGAAGAAAGGAAAAATCCTATAGAACGACCCAAAATTGAGGAAAATTTAAAG aaggcAAAATCAAACACCTACATACTGGCTTTGGATGGAGACACAGATTTCCAGCCTTCATCATTAATGCTTTTAATAGATCGTCTCAGAATGTACCCTGGTGTTGGAGCTGCTTGTGGAAGAATTCACCCAACTGGAAtgg GTCCTATGGTCTGGTACCAAAAGTTTGAATATGCTGTTGGTCACTGGTTACAGAAGTCCTCAGAACATATATTTGGCTGTGTCCTGTGCAGTCCTGGATGCTTCAGTCTATTCAGAGCATCTGCTTTAATGGATGACAATGTGCTAAAAACATACAGCAAAAGAGCTACAAGTGCCATGGAATATGTGCAGTATGATCAAG GTGAGGATCGTTGGCTATGCACATTACTGCTCCAACAAGGTTGGCGTGTTGAATACAATGCAGCTTCTGATGCCTATACTAATGCTCCACAAGTATTTGACGAGTTTTACAACCAGCGCAGAAGGTGGTCACCTTCAACAATGGCAAACACCTTGGATTTATTGCATAGTGGAAGACAAACCTCAAAGAAAAACCCTTCCATTTCTTATATTTATGTCTTGTATCAGATATTTTCAATGGCATCATCTATTCTCAGTCCTGCTACAGTGTGCCTAATGAttgcag GATCGTTATCCTTTCTTTTTCAGTGGGATACTAATGGAAGTATTGTGTTAGCGATTCTACCTCCTGCATTGTACACTGCAGTGTGTTATATAGCAAAACCCAGCACTCAGATTAAAATCGCTGTGTGCCTTAGTATTTGCTATGCTTTTTTGATGTTGGCAACAATTTTAACAATCATTG GTGATATTGTCAAACAAGGAACATTAATGACTCCTACAGGTCTATTTCTAATTTCAATGGGcgcaatatatacactcacagctCTGTTACACCCTAAGGAGTTTTATCTATTGATATATGGTCTACTGTACACTCTATGTGTCCCAAGTGGGTATCTTATACTAACAATCTACTCATTGGTGAACATGCACATAGTTTCCTGGGGAACTAGAGAGACAGTGGCACCTAAGGACAAACctaaggaaaaaacaaaaaaactgaaataccaAAAAACCTGCAAGTGTCTCTTTTGGAATGTAGAAGTACAAGTCCATGATGAAAAATGTAATATCCAAGATGAAAAAATTGACATAATAGAAGATCAAAGTAAAACGTTGGATTCTATAAG GGAACAATCTAATATAAATGAAGTAAACAGAATAACATATGAAGAAA GTTGGATTTCAGAATTGCAGCggaaatcaaaatataataagctaAAAGAGGAGAACTTTGATGAA GAAGAAATACCATTCTGGGAAGATGTCATCAGACGATATTTGGAGCCAATCAATGAGGATAAACACAAGCAAGACATGATTCAGAGAGAACTAAAGTCTTTGAGAAATAAG GTGACTTTCATTATCTTTATGATCAATTTGCTGTGGATTGTTGCAACATTTTTCTTGCAAATCATAGGGAAAGATGTACACCTTGTTCTGCCTAAGATCTATATGAATGGAACTATCTCAGAAACTGAACACCTGAGAGTGGACCCAATTGGATTCATGTTCTTACTGTCATTCGCTCTTCTAATAATATTACAGTTTGGGGCTCTTCTGTACCACAG